From a region of the Triticum aestivum cultivar Chinese Spring chromosome 7D, IWGSC CS RefSeq v2.1, whole genome shotgun sequence genome:
- the LOC123163922 gene encoding uncharacterized protein isoform X2 yields the protein MAVFAETKLQRDGIELSTGFRVIKDRRTNLSYSQHASLVYMPVPTKKISYAPGGAGGVRGSQLQWRRMRSTGRASWRYHNISKCYNKEKKSLVLNNMRKLLLEVVDSRAVLKILLRIFSVLL from the exons ATGGCTGTGTTTGCTGAAACAAAGTTGCAAAGAGATGGCATCGAGTTGAGTACAGGATTCAGAGTGATAAAG GATCGGAGGACGAACCTGTCATACTCGCAGCACGCGTCGCTGGTGTACATGCCGGTGCCGACCAAGAAG ATTTCGTATGCTCCAGGAGGAGCAGGTGGTGTACGAGGCAGCCAG TTGCAATGGAGGAGGATGAGATCCACGGGGAGGGCTTCCTGGAGATATCACAACATCTCCAAATGTTACAACAAGGAGAAGAAAAG TTTGGTGCTGAACAATATGAGAAAGCTGCTGCTGGAGGTGGTGGATTCGAGGGCGGTTTTGAAAATCCTATTGAGGATATTTTCGGTTCTCTTATGA
- the LOC123163922 gene encoding uncharacterized protein isoform X1, with the protein MRWRGRQAAPPVRFDQRMAVFAETKLQRDGIELSTGFRVIKDRRTNLSYSQHASLVYMPVPTKKISYAPGGAGGVRGSQLQWRRMRSTGRASWRYHNISKCYNKEKKSLVLNNMRKLLLEVVDSRAVLKILLRIFSVLL; encoded by the exons ATGCGGTGGCGAGGACGACAGGCAGCCCCCCCGGTGAG GTTTGACCAAAGGATGGCTGTGTTTGCTGAAACAAAGTTGCAAAGAGATGGCATCGAGTTGAGTACAGGATTCAGAGTGATAAAG GATCGGAGGACGAACCTGTCATACTCGCAGCACGCGTCGCTGGTGTACATGCCGGTGCCGACCAAGAAG ATTTCGTATGCTCCAGGAGGAGCAGGTGGTGTACGAGGCAGCCAG TTGCAATGGAGGAGGATGAGATCCACGGGGAGGGCTTCCTGGAGATATCACAACATCTCCAAATGTTACAACAAGGAGAAGAAAAG TTTGGTGCTGAACAATATGAGAAAGCTGCTGCTGGAGGTGGTGGATTCGAGGGCGGTTTTGAAAATCCTATTGAGGATATTTTCGGTTCTCTTATGA
- the LOC123163922 gene encoding uncharacterized protein isoform X3 → MRWRGRQAAPPVRFDQRMAVFAETKLQRDGIELSTGFRVIKDRRTNLSYSQHASLVYMPVPTKKISYAPGGAGGVRGSQLQWRRMRSTGRASWRYHNISKCYNKEKKRQDV, encoded by the exons ATGCGGTGGCGAGGACGACAGGCAGCCCCCCCGGTGAG GTTTGACCAAAGGATGGCTGTGTTTGCTGAAACAAAGTTGCAAAGAGATGGCATCGAGTTGAGTACAGGATTCAGAGTGATAAAG GATCGGAGGACGAACCTGTCATACTCGCAGCACGCGTCGCTGGTGTACATGCCGGTGCCGACCAAGAAG ATTTCGTATGCTCCAGGAGGAGCAGGTGGTGTACGAGGCAGCCAG TTGCAATGGAGGAGGATGAGATCCACGGGGAGGGCTTCCTGGAGATATCACAACATCTCCAAATGTTACAACAAGGAGAAGAAAAGGCAAGATGTTTAA